One region of Vespa crabro chromosome 15, iyVesCrab1.2, whole genome shotgun sequence genomic DNA includes:
- the LOC124429647 gene encoding uncharacterized protein LOC124429647 encodes MKCFAAIVLLAMIATMALADTKPADAESIEPSNAANPIETESARNKRGLLVGAAYTAPIAYTAPVTYTSAAYAYPYAYRPAYTAYPYYAAAAYSAPYIVA; translated from the exons ATGAAGTGCTTCGCC gcTATCGTTCTGCTAGCCATGATCGCAACAATGGCCTTAGCCGATACGAAACCTGCCGATGCGGAGTCGATCGAGCCATCTAATGCAGCGAACCCAATAGAAACTGAAAGTGCAAGGAACAAACGAGGATTATTGGTTGGCGCTGCGTACACTGCACCGATTGCATATACTGCTCCAGTGACGTATACATCAGCAGCGTATGCCTATCCCTACGCATACAGACCTGCATATACTGCCTACCCCTATTATGCAGCTGCTGCATACAGCGCACCCTACATCGTGGCCTAG